ACTGTCATCTTGATGATGGGAGGTGTAGATGTTGATATATGGGGAAACGGAAGTGAAGTCTTAATTTACCCCATGCAGCCCCTGAAGGGTAAGAAGTATGTGGGTGGCGTTTTGAATGTTTTGAGATTTAGCTGCATACTTTCTGATTTAGAATTTTCGTTGGGATTTCCCCCAACAGTTGCAAAACTGGACCCCCTGGAGGACTGAGGCACTGACTCAGGCCAGTCGACGCCAACCCAGTCCCTCCCTGAGCTCAGATTCTGAGGGCTTCTCGGGGGAAGCGATGCAGCCTTGGGACACAGCTCGATCCCGGCTGCAAgttggcgggggggcgggggttcTCTGTTTCTGGCAGTGGTTTCACTAGCCCCGTGCTCTACCAGCCCCACCTGTGCGCGTGTCATGTGTTTTAAACGTAAAACTCGTTCCAGTGCTATAGAGGCCGTGTCTGTCTGTACTGGTCTTACTGACTTATAATtatcacaaataaatattttcatggtgATTGTGTTGAAGtgtgatttcttttctccagAGGAGCTCCCTTCTGTGAACTAGGACCTAAAGCTGTGTTAAACAGCCAACTAAGCAGTGGTTACTGCTGGGGACGGAGGGCAGCCGATTCCTTCGGGGAAGGACCTAACATCCGTCTTTCGGGAAAGGACCTGCACTGTCCTGCCCGCCATGGCCAGATGCCCTCACCTGCTCTGTTCTCTGCCCTGGGAGGGCTGGTTTGGATGCTCTGGGCAGGGGGCTCCAGGTGGGCTTCCCGCAGGATTGGGCTCCCTTTCCCGGCCCCTCCCTGCCCGGTTCTGAGGACCAGCTTCAGTCACTGACCAGCTGCTTCCGGCTTCCTTCACACCTGGGTGGTGACAGCGCTGGTCCTGTGAGCCCGGCAGGTACCTGCTCTCCCCAGGATCAGCCCACATCTCTGTAAATAAGTCCTCAGGTCGCCTCCGGGCAGCACCTGGCCCTGCTGGacaggcagggaggggtgggggaggatgcgGGATCCTGTCCCAAGTGCCTCTGACTCGACCTCTCAGATCCGCTTCTGCCAACCCCGTGCTGTTCTGCTCGCCAGCAAGGCCCTCCTGGCCCGGACTCCGCCTCCTGGTGACAGtctcctgtggctgctgtgacACGTTCCCACTAGTCGAGGAGCTTCAAGCAACACAGATGTATTCTTTCACCGTCTGGAGGTCAGATGTCTGAAaatggtgggcagagctggctcCTGCCGCAGGCTCCGGAGAGACTCTTCCCtgcctgccttttccagctctggAGGCACCCGtgttccttggctcgtggcccctcCTCCACCTTCAGTCTCTCTGAcactgaccctcctgcctccctctcacgGGGACCCTGTGATGACGCTGGGCCCACCCGGCTATGCCAAGACCATCTCCCCATCTTAAGACCCTTAGCTTAACCACATCTGCCAAGTCCCTTTTGCTGTACAAGGTAACATCCACAGGTTTCGGGCACTGGGACACGTGTTGTGTGGAACTTTCCAGGGGCCTCTGGGATCTCAGCCACACAGCGTCGTCCTATCTGTAACTCTGCCTAAGTTAGGACACTGAAGAGATTCCCCATGAGGTGCAGAGTTGGGCCGGCCCCCCGCGGCGGTCTGAACCTGCACAAGGCTGTCCCAggcccctttcctccctcttccatccatcccttcccccactgctaaagatttattcagatataattcacattccaCGCAGTTTGCCCACTTTGAGTGTAGAATTCAGGGTCTCGTTATAAAGGTAGCATCCTTGAAAAGGATGGTGTCCCAAAAATCAATGGTGTCCCCCAATAAGTCAGGGCcaccagaacctcagaatgtgaccttatttggaaataggatctttgcagatgtactAGTTGAGGTCACACTGCATTAGGGTGGACCTAAGTCTGGTAACTGATGTCCTGATGGGATGAGGAGGGATACAGACACCCAGAGGCAGACGCGcgatgcagccacaagcccagggacgcCTGGGGCCTGGCAAACCAAGAAAATAGGTTGCGTTGAAAGTAGGGTCCTTAAAGGGGAGGAGTGGGCCCTGAGGCCTGGGATAGGGACGTTTGGAAGGACACGTCTGAGGATCTTGAAACCCTAATTCCTCCAGATGCCCAGCAGCTCACCACACTCGCCTTGGCTGAAAATCAGCTCCCGCACCTGGAGACCAAGCAACAGCCACACACCTGAGGCAGGTGCCTCACAGACCGACACTCTTCCCTTCCAGATGCACCTCTACCACCTCTGGAGCTCCAGGCCAGTCACCAGCCAGGTCTCAGCCAAGCGGAGAGGGAAGCATAGGCCTGAGCGGCCAGGAATGCCCTACATGCCCAGGAAGTGCAGGACTGGCTCCTGGGTGCCGGCGGCCATGGGGAGCGTCAGGTGGGCAGCGGTCTCGGGTGGGAGATGGTGCAGGCCACGTGCAGCCCAGAGGCTGAGCTCTCAACAGCCTTGCAGGCTGATGGCGCTCGGCAGTACCTGCAGGGTTACCACCTCTCCTGCCCACACCTGACCATTCTCTATACCAGAGCCAGAAATGTGCCAGTGTGTCTGAGGACATCTCGAGCTAATGCTCTAGAATCGGATTtgctgaaaaaaatgtattcgtgtatttatgtatttattcatttttggccgcaccatgcagcttgtgaaATCTTAATTCCCCAACGGGGATTGACCCTCGCGCTCGGCAGCGAAGgcccggagtcctaaccactggaccgccagggaattccctcaaatcTTGTATTTTAGAGACAGGATAGAGTCACAGCAACGGAGGTGTGTGGAGCTGCGGTTAGAACACAGGCTCCTGGAATCCTGGGTCTACAGCCCGCCTGCTGTGACCTGGGCATCCCCCACCCCTGCTCGGCCGCTCAGGGGGAGGGGTCTCAGGCCGCACGAGGCCCAGCGGGGGCTCCACCCTGGACAGCTCTCACCTCATGACACCTCTCTACTGTGATTACAgcttcagatgaagaaaaaaccccaaaacagaaaatttgtgaacactgaaaaaatacatacatttaaagaTAACACAAGCCCTCCTTGAAAGTAATTTACTTAAGATCGttgactgggagaaaaaaatgaacacaatgAAAATGAGGAATAGAGACACCGGAGAGGTGCATCCCCCCCCCACCAAGTGGCACCGCGTGAGGTCCCAGACACAGGTTGGCAGTGGAGAGACCCACACCCACATGGGCGACGGGCTCTGTGCAAAATCGGGACTAGAAGTAGGTCAGCTCGTCGTGTCTGCCTTTGTGGTCTGGTAGCTGGCCAAGGCCAAGGGCTTGTTCTCATGTGGGAGGCTTTCAAATACTCGAATGTGCACAAAGTTGTCATCATCCACTTGAACCTGGAAAGAGAGTCCAGTGAGGGGCGGGTGTGGCCTCTGACCCCCTGCTCCACTGGCCTCGGCTGGACTGGGAGAAAGGCCCTGGGTGCCAGGAGGCCATGTCCCTTCAGGTGACCAGCGACTGGGCTGAGGACATTCCCACCTTCCTCCATCGAGTGCAGGGGACGCCCTCGTTGCCCCAGCCAGCACCCGGCACCCACACTCACTCCATCAGAGCCCCGAGCCCCCGAAAGGCTCGGTCCTCCCCTCCAGGAggctgtgtgcacacacacacacacacacacacacacacacacgcgcgtgccCATCTTAGATGGCCAGCGACCCCTGAAGCTGGGGGCTGCCACTCGACCCTCTTAAGCACCCCTGCCCAGGCACCTAGGCGCCCCCAATTCAGGCCAGACCCTCCAAAGAGGCTGACATCCCACCTTGATGAAGAAGACCCTCCCGGCGACCACCTGGCTCTTGAACTCCACAGCCTTGAACATCGGGaacttcttctccttctcttccagcTGGGCCCTcacctgggggaggagagaacGGAGAGACACGTGCACTTACTTGAATTAAGTGTCACGGCTGAATTCTGATGCCGGCCCTCTACAGACTTTCTATGACACGACTGTTCTTCACAACTGAGCAGACACATTAAATTGTCAGCTCTGATGATAAAGTATAGAAAACAGCTCTCTAATTCTGCCGAGTTTCAACAGTACTATTTCTCTgtatcattttccctttcttttccaggCATGGAATAGtttgatattttcattgtcaCAACAACGTATGTAAGTTCAtaccctgtttttctcttttacttaacACACAGTTCATTGCAAAGAGTATATATAGTTTTTTGATtactcttttaaattcttttttttaattttaagttttgcTGCATCGGGTCTCAGTTGCCGAACGTGGGCTCTCccttgtggcgtgcgggctcagtagttgtggcgcacaagctcagtagttgtggcatgtgggcttagttgctctgtggcatgtgggatcttagttccctgaccagggctcaaacctgcgtcccctgcattggaagcaggattcctgaccactggaccaccagggaagttcctaattacacttttatttgtttatttttaaataaattatatttatttatttattaatttatttttggctgcattgggtcttcgttgctgcttgcgggctttctctagttgcagcgagtgggggctagtcttcattgcggagcacggcctctaggcacacgggctcagtagttgtggcgcacgggctcagtagctgtggcacacgggctcagcagttgtggcgcacgggcttagttgctctgcagcatgtcgaccttcccagaccagggattgaacctgtgtcccctgcattggcaggaggatttttaaccactgcaccaccatggaagtccctaatTACTCTTTTAAAATCGAAAGCTAAAACAGTTAAAAACGTTAaactaaatttaatattaaatttaatcttCCATCTTCTAGATGTGCCTTAATTCTCTTAAGAATTCCCAATTTCTTGTGTGACAGATAATGCAGGAGATAACACACTTTTGCAGGAAAAACGCTTTGCCGCATTTTTACATGAATTCTCTAGGATGCAGTGCCTTTGGGCGGAGGCTGTCCCTGATCCTTCGTGTCAGACAGTAATCACACTTTCCGATGAGTCCTGTTTTCCAGGGTCTTGGCCTTTTGGTAACCGAGCATTCTGATGGAGGAAGTGGGGAGCAGGTTGTTCTGTCTTGACTTTAAAACCTAATCTAGTTTCAAAGTGCTCCGGCTGCTCTCTGGATCACCGGCAGGCACGAGAGTGCGCTGACTCTGCACTGCCGTCACAGGACCAGTCCTAGAGGGTCGGAGGATTTCACTGAAGCCCGGAAGCATGCTGCTTTGGGAGCTGAGGGGGTCACCACCACGCATGCCAGCGAGTCCCTGTGGCAAAGGCCTTCAGGGAGGGGGGCTCCCTGTGGATAAGGTGGGCAGAAAGGACAGGAGGGAGGGTCAGGAAGTGAGAAGGCGGGCCGCCTTCTCTCCACGCAGCTGCCACGGCTCCCACGGCGGTGCGCGTGTCCCCAGGGGCTGGTGCCCACCTGCGTCTGAACGCTCCCCCGTGGGGCCCTTCTTCCTGCCAGGTGCCTGCCAGGTCTGCAGGGAACTGACCCTGCAGACAGTTTACAAGACCAGGGGGGTGAGTGACACCCACAGACCCTCCTGGGAGTCTGAGATGGAATCGTCTCTCTCCCCGCTTCAGGGGGGCTTGCACAGAGCCCCCGCCCTGTGCAAGGACTGATTGGCCTGAGAAAACCCTAAAGGAGGTGGCGGAACAGAGCACGTGCAGGCGGTGAACGCCAGGCCAGGCCATGGCCGGAGGGACGTCAGGTCACTGACACCACTGCCCGCCGGCCAGGAGAAAGATGAGCTGGGCTGTAGCCAGGGGGTGTGCAGAAGGCCCCGGGTCACTTAGGAAGCTGCCAGCTCCCGGCCCTGAGGGGACCAGGTGGGGCAGAGGGCCAGGGAGGGCCCCAGGACAGGGCTGGAGGAGACGGGGACGGAATGCAGCACCGCGACGTCCTTCTGACCCGGGCCGGTCTCTGGCCTCTGATCTTCTCACGGGCGGCCCAGACTGTCCCAAAAGCGTCAGTTCAAAGGGCCACCAGATGGTGCCCATGCCCCTCACAGAGACCACCCAGCACAAAGGCAGCCTCCTTGTCCCCAGGAGCAGTGAGAACGGTCCACTGACATATCACTCTCAAGGAGCTGACCCCAAATGAAGGGGCCCTTTGAGACAGTAACTCTTCCCTACCAAGTGAGCTGACACACATTTAAAGTTCACATGACGAGCGGGGAATTCTCAGGCCCGGAAAACCACGAAGAGGCGGGAAGGGGTCTTGCTCGTCGAGAGGCGACTTTGCTGACACGCGAGGATAGGCAGGGCAGGCCCggctcctcccaccctcacctgaTTCCCTGGCTGCAGATGCCTTCCTCGGAACCCGGCCGACAGCTGCCCAGGGTCCGAACCAGGCTCTGCCTCCGCGACCCAGGCTGGACTGCGTTTCGAAGCTGTTCATTTGGAGAGAACCTCAAACTGTGCACGGAAGTGCTAGAATAACAGCCTAAGTCTAGGACGCCTGTGGACCCTGTCCCCGGACTCACTCAGGGTTACTTCACCCCTCCTACTGTACCGTTCGCTCTCTAAGTGCTTTTCCCCAACGGGCACGTCGCGGCCCTACCCCTGTGGACACCTCCGCTCGCGGGCGCGCTTCCCAGGCGGGGAGGGGCATCGGCCTGCGCCCAGCCCGGCCCACGGCGGGATGCGCTCGGGCGCACCGCCTCTGTCCCGGCGGCGATGCCTACGGACTGCCCGGGCACCCAGGACCGCATCCGCCCACCGGGGCCCTGACCTGGTCGGCGATGGCCTGGGTGTCTGCCGTGGCCGGCTGCGTGGGGGTGGGCGCGCCGCACATCATCTcggcggcgggcggggcgggcgggcgtGGACACCAGGCGGCGGTCACTCGGGAGCAGCGGACGCGCACGAGCACCGAACTCTGTCGGGAGCAGCGGACCGAAATCAAGCCGCCGGACCTGGCGCGGCGGTCACGTGACGCGCGGGCGGAACCACGGCGCGCGGCTGGGGGGAATCCGGGACCGGAAATGGGGTGCCGGGCGCCCGGGACGGGAATGGGGCGCGGGGCGTCCTGGTAGGGATGCGCCGTGGGCGGGAGCAGGCCGCAGCCTGGGACCCCCGGCAGGCACCTTCTCGGGACCAAGCGTCGTGTGCTGTAGGGCTGGCCCCTCTCCCTGGGTTTGGTGTCAGCCACCCCGTCGGCTGAGTCAGAGGGCGGGATAGGGGCGCGGCCGCAGGACTCGGGGAGAGAGGGTGGGCGGGGCCTTGCAGGATGTGGGTGGGAGGGCGGGAGCGGTCCGCAGGTTCCCGGGAAGGGTGGTGCTCCGGGTCTCGCGGTGGCTGGGCGGGCGCCTGCCCCGGGCACTGCCCTGCGGGGGACCTCGGGGGTACGGCCCGGTGCGGGGCAGGGCGCGGGGCGGAGTGGCCCATCCTGACTCCTCCCTGGCCTCTCGGACCACACAGTGCCCCCAGACCCCACTGTCCTGTCTTGGTCTCCGGGTCCCCACAGTTTGACCCACTGCGTGAGATGACAGTAGTGGGTCCTGAAACGACAGGGGCGTTTGGGGTCCGGAGAGCGGCGGGCAGCTGGACCGAGGGCGGAGGGGAGAGAAGCCCCCGGCCAGCGCGGGAGCTGGgggtgctgggggagaggggcaggggcggGCTGGCAGGCCCTCCCTCCCGCGGGCATCTGCCTGCCTGGCGCCCCTCATCCCACGGCCCGGCCCAGCGCCCCACCTGGGCTGGCCTGTCATGTGGGCTGCTCTGTGAACGTCATGGGCCTGTGACCCGGGGGACGCAGTGAAGGGCTGACGTGGGTGGACGGAAGAGGCACAAAGGAGTCCAGTGATGGGAGGTGATGACTCCCGGGGtctcaggctggggtggggtcagGTGGATGGAGTTAGTTAAGGCTTGGTTTCTGACGGGGTTTGGTTTGGGATTGAGACATCCTGGGATGAGAAGGTTCAACATCCTGGGAAGGAAGGGTCCCCGTCATattggggcagggtggggctgtGCTGGGAGCTGTCTGGACAGGACTGGCCTTTCAGAAAGATCCAGCTGCCCCCCACCCGACAGGACTGACACCTCGGTGGTCACTGGGCCTCTCCATCACTGGGTGCTGACTCTGCAGGCAGAGGCCCAGCCTCGCCTCCTGGCGGGCCCAGTGGAGTGGCCCATGAGCGAATGTGTGGGGAGGTGAGCCTTTCTGGTACTTTCTAGGGCAGAGCCTGGTCTGTAAGTCAGGAAGCATGGAGGTCGTGTGTGGTTgagccctggggggagggggaggagagactgACACCCATCAAAGGCCCAAGCACAGAAAGCCAAACCCTGATAGCGGGGTTTGCTGCAAAGTAAGGCTTCCAAGCGAGGGAGGAGGGAAGCCTCAGATCCACTCCTCATTGGTCTGAGTtggcagtttttatttttcttaattgatcATTTGCATTTAATGAGAAGAAAGAACTATCCGTTGAAAGACACATTTAcgagaatgaaaaaacaaaccacccactGGGATATTCTCATTACACATATCTGACAATATATAAATAACCCCTAccaatgaataaatcaaagatcATTAAAAATAGGCAGCGTACTTGAACTGGCACTTCCAATTCACATTTAGAAAAATTGAGTTCGCAGTTTTTAAAGGGGAAGGACAGAGGAGCTGTGCCGTCTGAGTCTTCTGCCGTCTATGTGTCTGGTCTGGTGGTCTGTGACGCCGGAGTCTGTGTCAACATACTCTGTAAAGGTCATCTTGCCCTGGAAGATGACTCAGAACAGCACATAACCAGTGATGCTTCTTGGAACGCTGTGGCTCCAAGCCTCTGACCTTCACTCCTCCTTATTGATTAGGCAAAAATGTGATCAAACAGGTATGGGCTAGGACAAGAGGGAAAAACAAGAACAGACACCCGGGCATGAGTGTTAATTATAACCAGTCACAGGACTGGGTTTCAGGACTCCCACAATTCAtaattgaacaaatgaatgaatgagagacaGATTTGACcccataaaaatggaaaactcctCTGTGTCAAAAACAAAGCATCAGAAAATAACGACCCAGAAGGGCAAGGCAGGCGGTTCTGTGGCTTTTGTCATCCTGCAGCTCGGGGCAGTGGTGGGGGGCACCTTTGAGGTGCCTCGTTACGCCTGACCCTCTGTCCCCGCTGGACCTGGGTCTGCAGGTGCTCACATTTTAGAACTAGGAGGGTAACACCTGTGGAAAGGCTTGTTTTTTCAGAGCGGGCGGTAGCAGGGGATCCACCACCATCACTTGGGTTTTGACAGAGACTcacaggcaggcagaggagggggcgGCTACACTAGAAAAAGGAAAGCTTAGGTGTGCCCTGATGGAGTCTCTGGGCCCGAGGAGGCTATGGGCAGGCTCACTGCAAGCTGGGCGTCCCGTTTGATTGCTTTCAGGGGCATATTTGGCCCTTCTCTGGTTGTCCTGAGTTAGAAGGGGGATGGGGCAAAAATTAGGGAAGGTGACTGTCACGGCCACCTCCTGACATTCTGGGCCAATGGCTGCAGAGGCTGTGGTTTGGCTTCTGGACGGTTGTTGCACAGATGGTGGGTCTCTTGTCACGTGGACACGGTCTGGCCATGTCTGTCTGTATAGTCATTGTCTCATGCTGCTTTATGGAGTCAACGTGCTTATTGCTGCAGGTTTGGGTCCAGACATGTTTCCAGCTGCCATGGAAGGCAAGCTCTGAAGGTCAAACTCTTGAATGCTGGTCCACACTTTCCTGCACCTGCTGTGTGGGCATAGGAGTAACTGCTGAACCCTCTCTGTGCTTAAATGAAGCACTAAGTGAATTAATGAGCATAAATGCTGGGGACGGTTGTCTGAGCCCTAGGGTGAGGTGATGATGTTACACTGTCATTGACTATAATTACTATACTAAGTCTAACCCATTAATTAGCATTACTTTTCTGCCCAAAGCCCTGAAAAATGTTGACCTTCATCTCATTCCTTGACGACACAGCTTTTTATCCTACTAGAGCCAGGGAAGAGACCTAGTATCCCGTCTCCCCATCTCGAGTCCTGAGGCCATTCAGTTTAATTTGAAATCCCTATTCAGAAGGAATCAAACTTTTAAATCCAAGCAATTTTGGAGTTTCACTTGTGATCTCTGATTTTCCCAGAGTCAGAAGAAACCAAggtgtttttgtgggttttttttctcaatttaatttcttaCGTGTAGGAGCCCAAAGATATGAGACCAAGGGTGAGCCTGGCAATCGAGGCTTATATGCCTCAAGGAATGGGATGGGGGCCTGGGGCTCCCAAGGGGAGGAGGGCCCTTCATGGGGCGATACAGAAAGCTGAGTTTGGTAATTAACGTTTGCCCTGCTGTGCAGGGAAGTGTTTCAGATAAAAAAGTTCTCCCTGGTAATAACTCTTCTTCGGGTACAGGCCCCTATCTCAATTCTTTCAGGTATTTAAGGAAGAGGTCATAGTTGTACTGAGCCTGCTGGCTCCGGATTGCCTACAGCTCAAAATTGTCTACATGCCAAAGGGGCGTATCTGTTCTCCTCACAACTGGCTTGGTGTGTTTCCATGGTTGGCTCGCTCAGGCAGGTGACTCACACACCTGTGCCCCATTCTATTCAGCTGCTTGTGTTTCATGTTGCAAAATGTCACCACCAGAATTTGTCGCTAATTAAATTCTAGCCCAAGAGACCCTTCgggtgggggaggaaaaaaagagacagatgaaACATTTAAACAAGTAAGCATTATTACATTTACCTATCATCTTCAATCACAAAGGAAATATCAGTGGAGGTAAACCTAAACATAGGTGCCCCACCTGGGCAACATACGCTGCCCAGCCTCCTGCATCAGGAACCCATTACAGGCCTGGCTGCCTGGCCGAGCTGGAAGCAAAGCGGACGGTGGCTTTACCTCCGAGCCAGGACCTTGAAGCAGCCATCTCGAGCAGAGACAGCCCTGAGCCCCTCTGAACGGTGAAAGGAGGTGCAGAAATTGGGACGACTCAAGGGAGGGAACAGATGTAATCTTGAAGAGCCGTTGCTATAAACTAACCGTAGGCAAAGGATTTTTCTAAAGCTTAGAAGCATCGAAGAATCAGAAGGGAAAAGGCCGGGACCCAGATGGGGGCAGGTGACTCTCGGGTGCACCTGTTGACCTGTCCCTCGGCCATCCAGCTGTTCTCTCTGTATCGCCTAATGACCTATGGACCCTTGTCCAGGTCCCCAGCAGACAGACGGGCAGCACTGGGACTGTTCCCTGCCTCCGTACCCGTCACTTAGGAGGCGTTAAGTGAATATTTGACTCCTTACGTTACGGAACTCACGCTGGGCAGCTCATCGCTCAGGAATACAATACTAAGGGCCAAGTGTTGGGTAAGAGGAGAGGCAGCTTTATTGAGGAAGCTGGCaatcctggggagaaggtgggctCACGTCCCAAAGAATCAACTCCCCCTTGCTGATCAGGGGACAAGAGATTTTAAAGGGGCGCTTCAGGGGTGCACAGGCCCGGGCTGGGGGCAGCTGCGTGAAGAAGAGcgcagtcagctctgacagtcaacTTGCAGTTAGTCATGCGGTGATGTGATCACTGTCTCGATTGTTTTAAGTGcagttagtcttcagttccagaAGGGGTTTGTTCGCATccccttgaggccagttcttggaattgtgtaAGACGGACCAGCAGTTCATGTCACGGCTGTAGTCTTGTCATCATGTAATTAACTTCTTCCATCTGGTGGGGATTTCAGTGTCTGCAAAATAGCTCAAAGGACGTGGCTCAGAGTATTATCTACAGACTTTGAGGAGGAATTAAAGGTCCTTGACCTTTTGTTTTTGTCATACCACGAGGCTCGCGAgctcttggttccctgaccagggattgcacccaggccccggcagtgaaagcgcagagtcctaaccactggactgccagggaagtcccaaaaggtccttgtctttttctttcttaaagtactttttttaaaattatacttctataacttaaaattttacttatttattttattttggctgcgttgggtctttgttgctgtgtgcgggctttctctagttgtggcgagcgggggctactcttcgttgcggtgcgcgggcttctcattgcggtggcttctcttgttgtggagcatgggctctaggcgcgcaggctcagtagttgtggcacacagtcttagttgctctgtggcatgtgggatcttcctggaccagggatcgaacctgtgtcccctgcattggcaggtggattcttaaccactgtgccaccagggaagtcccaggtcctTGTCTTTAATGCCTAAActatattattttgtcttgtttgacagctttcctttgcttctgcatgtTGTCTCCTCTCTGATTAagtttattctttggctaaagtttttctacagacaagaggcaggcagaggacgcTGGGGGGAcagtctgtcctgggaaggccccatagcgtcctgctcagttacacttACACACTTCtgtaaatcaaaaacaaaactgcaaattaaagcaattgagggacttccctggcggtccagtggttaagacttcaccttccaatgcagggggtgtgggttcgatccctggtcggggagctaagatcccacatgcctcaaggccaaaaaaccaaaacataaaacagaagcaatattgtaacaattcaataaagactttaaaaatggtccacatcaaaacaaaaaaaaatctaaacgggacttccctggtggccagtggttaagacccctcacttccaatgcagggggtgcagggtcgatctctggtcggggagctaagatcccacatgccatgtggtgtggccaaaaagaacaaaatagtcaATGCCAGGAATTTATTTGAAGGAAAAGTAATATAATGGATGGACAGAAGATTTATCTATAAAAATGTCCATCCCAGAATTTAGAAGCCACCTCCATGCCCAGCCTCCGTCCATAGCAAGGAGCCCTGTGTACTTGGGAGGAAGTGTTTACAAAAACGTGTCTGCCAGGGCCCTGATGTTGGCAGCACTGGGTGCTTGTTGAAATGCTGAGTTCCCAGCCCTTTTCCCTGGAGATTCCGAGTCCCTGGGGTTCGGTGGGGTCCAGGCACCTGTGGGATTGACGGATGTTCACCGATGTGAACAGTAGCCGTCACTAGCGGGTAGGGAATGGGTATTTAACAACTTTCTGTGAACTTCAGTATTTTCCCAAAGTTTTATTTAAAGGCCTTTTTGCTTTTAGAAGAAAGGTTTATTTTGGAATATTCTTGAGAAATTAATATCATGGGAAAATGCTAGATATGTTATTGAAAAGCAGTTTCAAAACTGTCAATATAGTGTGATTACTATATCAACATATAATTAATACAAATCTTAtgcacagaaaataaagaacagatctgtcagaaatttttcttttaggcCATGAGACCATGATTGGTTTCCTCCCCTAACTTTTTTTATTGCCCTGATTTTCTATAATAACCGTTGAGGGATACATATCGGGGGAGAAGCACACAATATGGAGAGAATGGGTTTGGGTCTGGAGAGCAGCTCTGAGCAGCGGGGTGCACAGAGGACGTGGTGGGGGTCCCGGAGGGGCAGTGGCTGGGCCACGACAGTGGACAGGCTGCCTAATGTATGTGCAAAATGAATCTTT
This Phocoena sinus isolate mPhoSin1 chromosome 4, mPhoSin1.pri, whole genome shotgun sequence DNA region includes the following protein-coding sequences:
- the CSTB gene encoding cystatin-B — encoded protein: MMCGAPTPTQPATADTQAIADQVRAQLEEKEKKFPMFKAVEFKSQVVAGRVFFIKVQVDDDNFVHIRVFESLPHENKPLALASYQTTKADTTS